A genomic segment from Roseibium algicola encodes:
- a CDS encoding alpha/beta fold hydrolase — MTLIDHPDNPVPEGARSGFVTTPDDKKIRYAHWPAAGARRKGTVTLLQGRAEFIEKYFEVIEDLRQRGFAVIAFDWRGQGGSQRLTRNPRRGHVSNFNKYKLDLRTVLKEVSLATYPGPHFALAHSTGALVVLSDTDRLRTMLDRAVLTAPLLGLPTGTWSPGLVSGFRSILRKLTLGLFGRPGLKATSPKTSWLIEKVAIPVARLLSMFGLGRLFVPGGNAEISVPYESNRQTTDKARFERFNKVLEQAPELGVGSPTLGWLGATGRAMLALRRREAGPNIKLPCLVLAAGNDRIVSTPMIEDFVARAKAAAYVEIAGAEHELMMERDAFRDQFWAAFDAFVPGLEAEQALERAGS; from the coding sequence ATGACCTTGATCGACCATCCCGACAATCCGGTGCCCGAAGGGGCGCGATCCGGGTTCGTCACGACGCCGGATGACAAGAAGATCCGGTATGCGCATTGGCCCGCCGCCGGTGCCCGGCGCAAAGGTACGGTGACACTGCTTCAGGGGCGGGCGGAGTTCATCGAGAAATACTTCGAAGTGATCGAGGATCTGCGACAGCGGGGCTTTGCGGTCATCGCCTTCGACTGGCGCGGGCAGGGCGGGTCGCAACGCCTTACCCGCAATCCCCGGCGCGGGCACGTTTCGAACTTCAACAAGTACAAGCTGGATTTGCGCACCGTTCTGAAGGAAGTCTCACTGGCGACCTACCCCGGGCCTCACTTTGCGCTTGCCCACTCTACCGGAGCGCTGGTTGTCCTGTCCGATACGGACCGTCTGCGGACGATGCTGGACCGCGCGGTGCTGACAGCGCCGCTGCTGGGGCTGCCGACGGGAACATGGTCTCCCGGCCTGGTGTCCGGGTTCCGGTCGATCCTGCGCAAGCTCACTCTGGGGCTGTTTGGCCGCCCGGGCCTGAAGGCAACCTCTCCAAAGACGTCCTGGCTGATCGAAAAGGTTGCCATTCCGGTTGCCCGCCTGTTGTCGATGTTCGGTCTTGGCAGATTGTTTGTGCCAGGGGGCAACGCTGAAATTTCAGTGCCCTATGAAAGCAACCGGCAAACGACGGACAAGGCGCGGTTCGAGCGGTTCAACAAGGTGCTGGAACAGGCGCCAGAGCTGGGTGTCGGGTCTCCCACTCTCGGTTGGCTGGGTGCGACCGGTCGCGCCATGCTGGCGCTGCGCCGGCGGGAGGCCGGGCCGAATATCAAATTACCCTGTCTGGTGCTGGCTGCGGGCAACGACCGGATCGTCTCCACACCCATGATCGAGGACTTCGTGGCACGGGCGAAGGCGGCTGCCTATGTGGAAATCGCGGGCGCCGAACATGAGCTGATGATGGAACGCGATGCCTTCCGCGACCAGTTCTGGGCGGCGTTCGATGCCTTTGTGCCCGGTCTTGAAGCCGAACAGGCGCTGGAACGGGCTGGAAGCTGA
- a CDS encoding N-formylglutamate amidohydrolase — protein MCPADQRVPFVFNSPHSGRQYSKSFLASSRLDETAIRRSEDAYVDDLFAHVVPLGAPLLRAHFPRAYLDVNREPYELDPKMFDGRLPTYANSRSIRVAGGLGTVARIVSENHEIYRHKLPVSEALSRVEEIYKPYHTTLRRLLAQTHVTFGYAVLIDCHSMPSSVKCQTTDTRPDFILGDRYGTSCSSDLTEFACSVLKEMGYTVSRNKPYAGGFITEHYGRPTSGLHALQIEINRGLYMDEATHQPTPGFGDLFHNLCQFARELTSMPDAALPADSIAAE, from the coding sequence TTGTGTCCTGCGGACCAAAGGGTTCCGTTCGTTTTCAATTCGCCCCATTCCGGCAGGCAATATTCCAAAAGCTTTCTAGCGTCTTCCCGCCTGGACGAAACAGCCATTCGGCGGTCGGAGGATGCTTATGTCGACGATCTGTTTGCCCATGTCGTGCCGCTCGGCGCGCCGCTCCTGCGTGCGCATTTCCCCAGGGCCTACCTTGATGTGAACCGCGAGCCCTATGAGCTCGACCCGAAGATGTTCGACGGGCGTCTGCCGACCTATGCCAACAGCCGTTCGATCCGCGTGGCCGGCGGGCTTGGCACCGTGGCGCGCATCGTCAGCGAGAACCACGAGATCTACAGGCACAAGCTGCCGGTATCCGAAGCCCTCAGCCGGGTAGAGGAGATCTACAAGCCTTACCACACCACGTTGCGCCGGCTTCTGGCCCAGACCCATGTCACCTTCGGCTACGCCGTGCTGATCGATTGTCATTCCATGCCTTCAAGCGTGAAATGCCAGACCACCGACACGCGGCCGGATTTCATCCTGGGTGACCGCTATGGCACCAGCTGCAGCAGCGACCTGACGGAGTTCGCCTGCTCGGTGCTGAAGGAGATGGGCTACACCGTCTCGCGCAACAAACCGTATGCGGGCGGTTTCATCACCGAACACTACGGCCGCCCCACAAGCGGTCTGCATGCCCTGCAGATCGAAATCAATCGCGGGCTCTATATGGACGAGGCAACCCACCAGCCGACCCCCGGCTTCGGGGATCTCTTCCACAACCTTTGCCAGTTTGCCCGCGAACTGACCTCCATGCCGGATGCAGCCTTGCCGGCGGACTCCATCGCAGCGGAATAA
- a CDS encoding alpha/beta fold hydrolase yields the protein MIPFLIALLVAACLFVAYSLFRARQISRTYTPDGSLAEVNGAQMHYHFIPASQAASERPVLVFLHGASGNAYDMKLAFEGAFKGRYSLLFIDRPGLGFSQRSRTGRNTPESQAELITGLLAKLGIGTSVVVGHSLGGAVTAAVGLAAQERVKGLVFLAPVSHVWPGGVNWYYKVAAMPVIGWLFAWTLTIPVGERLVPQMLKHVFHPDPPLAGYAASVRLPLLFRPESFRSNAADICSLKEAVRQQSRQYGKLGQPSLIITGTKDTVVWPSIHCEGLLQDLPDVELLMLGAAGHMPQHTHADEIVSGIDRLVARIEASEDKAGAAEARAGTLRTA from the coding sequence ATGATCCCGTTCCTGATTGCTCTTCTTGTCGCCGCCTGTCTGTTTGTCGCCTACTCGCTTTTCAGGGCAAGGCAGATTTCGCGCACCTACACACCTGACGGCAGTCTTGCCGAGGTGAACGGTGCGCAGATGCACTATCACTTCATTCCTGCGTCACAGGCGGCCAGCGAGCGGCCTGTGCTGGTGTTCCTGCATGGGGCCAGTGGCAACGCCTACGACATGAAGTTGGCTTTTGAAGGCGCATTCAAGGGGCGCTATTCGCTTCTTTTCATCGATCGTCCGGGGCTTGGGTTCTCGCAGCGCTCCAGAACGGGCCGGAACACGCCTGAAAGCCAAGCGGAACTGATTACCGGATTGCTCGCGAAACTCGGCATTGGGACATCAGTGGTGGTGGGGCATTCGCTCGGCGGAGCCGTGACGGCAGCTGTGGGCCTTGCTGCTCAGGAGCGGGTGAAGGGGCTGGTCTTCCTGGCTCCTGTCAGCCATGTGTGGCCGGGCGGCGTCAACTGGTACTACAAGGTTGCCGCGATGCCTGTCATCGGTTGGCTGTTTGCCTGGACGCTGACGATCCCTGTCGGCGAGCGGCTGGTGCCACAAATGCTGAAGCATGTTTTCCATCCGGATCCGCCACTTGCCGGCTATGCGGCGTCTGTCCGTCTGCCGCTGCTTTTCCGTCCCGAAAGCTTCCGCTCGAACGCGGCGGACATCTGCAGCCTGAAGGAAGCTGTCCGGCAACAGTCCCGGCAGTATGGAAAGCTGGGGCAGCCGTCGCTGATCATCACGGGTACGAAAGATACGGTGGTCTGGCCATCGATCCATTGTGAAGGCCTTTTGCAGGATCTGCCGGATGTGGAGCTGCTTATGCTGGGCGCGGCCGGTCATATGCCCCAGCATACGCATGCGGATGAAATCGTGTCCGGTATCGACAGACTGGTGGCGCGGATAGAGGCATCAGAGGACAAGGCGGGAGCGGCTGAAGCCAGGGCCGGGACATTGCGCACGGCATGA
- the pyk gene encoding pyruvate kinase, producing the protein MRRNRRVKILATLGPSSSEQDIIEKLYRSGADVFRINMSHTDHDRLKMLVERIRSVEEKVGRPIGILADLQGPKLRVGTFADGPVMLENGATFTLDADKSGGSVDRVHLPHPEILQALEPGHRLLLDDGKIQLKVLEADRTRAVTEVVVGGKLSDRKGVSVPDSEIATSAMTEKDHKDLIAALDQNVDWVALSFVQRPDDIAEVRKITRGRAGVLAKIEKPQAIGRLDEIIELSDAIMVARGDLGVELPLEQVPGLQKRITRACRRAGKPVVIATQMLESMINAPVPTRAEVSDVATAVFEGADAVMLSAESAAGEFPIEAVSTMDKIAQQVEQDPNYRTIIYAQRTEPEATGADAISAAARQIAETLNLAAVVCYTTSGATGLRASRERPASPVIVLSPVLATARRLSLGWGLHCVVSEDAANEEDMIDRACRISFSEGFAKPGQRIIVTAGVPFGTPGSTNMLRIAFVGNDGQGGI; encoded by the coding sequence ATGAGGCGTAACCGGCGAGTCAAAATTCTTGCAACTCTCGGACCCTCCTCCTCAGAACAAGACATCATCGAAAAATTGTATCGCTCCGGTGCGGACGTGTTCCGCATCAACATGAGCCATACCGATCATGATCGTCTGAAGATGCTCGTTGAACGCATCCGTTCTGTTGAGGAGAAGGTTGGACGACCAATCGGCATTCTGGCCGATCTGCAGGGACCCAAGCTGCGTGTGGGAACGTTTGCCGACGGTCCGGTCATGCTGGAAAACGGCGCAACGTTCACGCTGGACGCCGACAAGTCCGGCGGCAGTGTCGACAGGGTACACCTGCCGCATCCCGAAATTCTTCAGGCTCTCGAGCCGGGCCACCGCCTGCTGCTCGATGACGGCAAGATCCAGCTCAAGGTTCTGGAAGCCGACCGCACCAGGGCCGTGACGGAAGTCGTCGTCGGCGGCAAGCTGTCCGACCGCAAGGGCGTCAGCGTTCCCGATTCGGAAATCGCAACCAGCGCCATGACCGAGAAGGACCACAAGGACCTGATCGCCGCCCTCGACCAGAACGTCGACTGGGTGGCCCTGTCCTTCGTGCAGCGCCCGGACGACATTGCCGAAGTGCGCAAGATCACCCGTGGCCGCGCCGGCGTCCTGGCCAAGATCGAAAAGCCGCAGGCCATCGGCCGGCTGGACGAGATCATCGAACTGTCCGACGCCATCATGGTTGCCCGTGGCGACCTGGGTGTTGAACTGCCTCTGGAACAGGTTCCCGGCCTTCAGAAGCGCATCACCCGCGCCTGCCGCCGTGCCGGCAAGCCGGTTGTGATCGCCACACAGATGCTGGAATCCATGATCAACGCACCGGTGCCTACCCGCGCCGAGGTGTCCGACGTTGCCACCGCCGTGTTCGAAGGCGCAGACGCCGTCATGCTGTCGGCCGAATCCGCTGCAGGCGAATTCCCGATTGAGGCAGTGTCCACCATGGACAAGATCGCCCAGCAGGTGGAACAGGATCCCAACTACCGCACGATCATCTACGCACAGCGGACCGAGCCGGAAGCCACCGGCGCCGACGCGATTTCGGCAGCGGCCCGGCAGATTGCCGAAACACTGAACCTTGCTGCTGTCGTCTGCTACACGACGTCTGGCGCAACGGGCCTGCGCGCCTCACGTGAACGTCCGGCTAGCCCGGTGATCGTTCTGTCGCCGGTGCTTGCAACTGCACGCCGCCTGTCGCTCGGCTGGGGCTTGCACTGTGTGGTCAGTGAAGACGCCGCCAACGAGGAAGACATGATCGACCGCGCCTGCCGCATCTCCTTCTCCGAAGGGTTTGCGAAACCGGGTCAGCGCATTATCGTGACCGCAGGTGTGCCGTTCGGCACTCCGGGCTCCACGAACATGCTGCGGATTGCCTTCGTCGGCAACGACGGCCAGGGCGGCATTTGA
- a CDS encoding DUF882 domain-containing protein, whose protein sequence is MSVCLVTFAQAETRTLKLYNTHTKERVSITFKKNGRYLPDGLREANRFLRDWRRNEMTKIDPELLDLVWEVYQKVGASQPIHVVSSYRSPATNNMLRKRSSGVAKNSQHTLGKAMDFFIPGVKLATLRATGLRKEVGGVGYYPRSGSPFVHMDTGSVRHWPRMSRSELARVFPDGKTLHFPSDGKPMSGYKVALAESKSGRSRSSKPTIVASNTRSSSSNGLSTRDQNLTRPGKPIPVTAQDDNASSGGGNLFASLFGGGNNRDNTSKRPGAVGNTTPAPVAEAPAVVIENPPVPSRKVLESEPEAPAAAPIVVASNAPIVKPPADIPAVAASKTPPPAPNTLDAQRFAIETGQPGAPTQGANPAPEKAIDSRFQVASRTPQQKPSKGLSDAAKVAAANLGLTGDVPVPGSAPTDDPVAAIAAATGTSVPSPVPAPRSETTLAYASASAAPTSLSRSLRPSVSEPARAQANRPAAGATAKTAPARQQSVSGRIPRDQIVDPLAGFASLPDKSAPTLLSGAGTTRHQTFAWLSHPNQRQLKNVMMPGNRFVSASFENNPYGDLRTDRFDGPAVVILPVRFAR, encoded by the coding sequence GTGTCTGTGTGCCTGGTGACCTTTGCCCAGGCCGAGACGCGTACCCTGAAGCTGTACAACACGCATACCAAAGAGCGTGTGTCGATTACTTTCAAGAAAAACGGCCGCTATCTGCCGGATGGTCTGCGCGAAGCCAACCGCTTCCTGCGCGACTGGCGCCGTAACGAAATGACCAAGATCGATCCGGAACTGCTGGATCTGGTCTGGGAAGTATACCAGAAGGTGGGCGCAAGCCAGCCGATCCACGTCGTCTCCAGCTACCGGTCTCCCGCAACCAACAACATGCTGCGCAAGCGGTCCTCTGGCGTTGCCAAGAACAGCCAGCACACGCTCGGCAAGGCGATGGACTTTTTCATTCCCGGCGTGAAACTTGCCACCCTGCGTGCCACCGGCCTGCGCAAGGAAGTGGGCGGCGTCGGCTATTATCCGAGATCCGGTTCCCCCTTCGTGCACATGGACACCGGCAGTGTCCGTCACTGGCCGCGCATGAGCCGTTCCGAACTGGCTCGCGTGTTCCCGGACGGCAAGACACTCCACTTTCCGTCCGACGGCAAACCTATGAGCGGCTACAAGGTTGCGCTCGCCGAAAGCAAGTCCGGCCGGTCGAGAAGTTCCAAACCGACGATCGTCGCGTCCAACACGCGCTCAAGCTCTTCCAATGGCCTGAGCACGCGCGACCAGAATCTGACCCGCCCGGGCAAACCGATTCCGGTAACCGCGCAGGATGACAATGCGTCCTCCGGTGGCGGCAACCTGTTTGCCAGCCTCTTTGGCGGCGGCAACAACCGTGACAACACATCCAAACGTCCGGGCGCAGTTGGCAACACGACGCCGGCACCGGTTGCCGAAGCCCCGGCTGTGGTGATCGAAAATCCGCCTGTTCCCAGCCGGAAGGTCCTGGAAAGCGAACCGGAAGCACCGGCAGCAGCACCGATTGTCGTGGCCAGCAACGCGCCGATCGTGAAACCGCCTGCAGATATTCCCGCCGTGGCGGCAAGCAAGACGCCTCCGCCCGCACCGAACACGCTTGATGCACAGCGGTTTGCAATCGAGACCGGGCAACCGGGCGCGCCGACACAAGGTGCAAACCCGGCTCCCGAGAAAGCAATCGACTCGCGGTTCCAGGTAGCCTCGCGCACGCCGCAGCAGAAACCCAGCAAGGGTCTTAGCGATGCTGCCAAGGTTGCAGCGGCTAATCTCGGCCTGACCGGCGATGTCCCCGTTCCGGGCTCCGCTCCGACCGATGATCCGGTCGCAGCCATTGCCGCGGCAACGGGTACTTCCGTACCTTCTCCGGTGCCTGCACCGCGTTCGGAAACGACGCTCGCCTATGCTTCGGCCTCTGCAGCACCGACGAGCCTGAGCCGCTCGCTGCGTCCGTCGGTAAGCGAACCGGCACGGGCACAGGCCAATCGGCCGGCAGCCGGTGCCACCGCCAAGACAGCCCCTGCACGCCAGCAGTCCGTTTCAGGCCGCATCCCGCGTGATCAGATTGTCGATCCGCTTGCCGGGTTTGCAAGCCTGCCGGACAAATCCGCTCCGACGCTTCTGTCCGGCGCAGGCACCACGCGTCATCAGACCTTCGCGTGGCTCAGCCATCCCAACCAGCGCCAGCTGAAGAATGTGATGATGCCGGGCAACCGCTTTGTCTCCGCCAGCTTTGAAAACAATCCTTACGGCGACCTGCGCACAGACCGATTCGACGGTCCGGCAGTGGTCATCCTTCCGGTACGCTTCGCGCGCTGA
- a CDS encoding N-formylglutamate amidohydrolase, with translation MIEPAAETGRAFQPTEYVKGDFTSGLLLLCDHARNTVPEPYGDLGVPAEQFERHIGYDIGARAVTLELAKRLNAPACLTTYSRLLIDPNRGDDDPTLIMRLSDGAVVPGNAKVDTKERAIRIDRFHKPYHDLIDQTLDAMMEVSEPPVIVSIHSFTPVWRGVPRPWHVTVLWDSDPRAVQPMLEGLRAQEDIVVGDNEPYDGALKNDTMYRHATRRGVAHALLELRQDLIADAAGALEWADRLEPVLRKIAGMSDCRRIQHFKSRSDAA, from the coding sequence ATGATAGAACCAGCAGCCGAAACCGGCCGGGCCTTTCAGCCGACCGAATACGTAAAGGGCGATTTTACTTCCGGATTGCTGCTCTTGTGCGATCACGCCCGCAACACGGTCCCTGAGCCTTATGGCGATCTCGGCGTTCCGGCCGAACAGTTCGAACGCCATATCGGTTATGACATCGGTGCGCGCGCGGTCACGCTCGAACTTGCAAAGCGACTCAATGCACCAGCTTGCCTGACCACCTATTCTCGGCTGCTGATCGATCCGAACCGGGGCGATGACGACCCTACACTGATCATGCGCCTGTCGGACGGTGCCGTCGTGCCGGGCAATGCAAAGGTCGACACGAAGGAGCGGGCGATCCGCATCGACCGATTCCACAAGCCTTATCACGACCTCATCGACCAGACGCTGGATGCCATGATGGAAGTGAGCGAGCCGCCGGTGATCGTCTCCATTCACAGTTTCACGCCGGTCTGGCGCGGCGTGCCGCGGCCCTGGCATGTCACCGTTCTGTGGGACAGCGACCCACGAGCCGTTCAGCCCATGCTTGAAGGCTTGAGAGCGCAGGAAGACATCGTCGTCGGTGACAATGAACCCTACGACGGAGCTCTCAAAAACGACACAATGTACCGGCACGCAACCCGCCGGGGAGTGGCACATGCGCTTCTGGAACTGCGGCAGGATCTGATTGCCGACGCGGCTGGAGCGCTTGAATGGGCGGACCGACTCGAGCCGGTTCTGAGAAAAATTGCCGGCATGTCCGACTGCCGGCGGATTCAGCATTTCAAGTCGCGTAGCGACGCTGCTTAA
- a CDS encoding tetratricopeptide repeat protein, whose protein sequence is MRIFVFALLFLAGVSLASAQPVPDLGPEAEPPSAEDFNALPDDLPEDGGQVVVDENDPEDEKSRLDELFANLAKSDNPKEAERISREIQMLWMDSGSDTVDVLMSRAGKAIQADDHALALDLLDTVVILKPTYAEGWNRRATVHYMTEDFGKSLVDIERTLALEPRHWGALSGLAIIQRRLGFESEALATFRRALEVNPSLENATKAVNDLEKEAEGEPA, encoded by the coding sequence ATGCGGATTTTTGTGTTTGCCCTCCTGTTTCTCGCCGGCGTCAGTCTAGCCAGCGCCCAGCCTGTTCCAGATCTCGGTCCGGAAGCAGAGCCACCTTCTGCCGAAGACTTCAATGCACTTCCCGACGATCTTCCAGAAGACGGCGGGCAGGTGGTCGTCGATGAGAATGATCCGGAAGACGAGAAGTCGCGTCTGGACGAACTCTTTGCCAATCTGGCCAAATCGGACAATCCGAAGGAAGCCGAGCGTATCAGCCGGGAAATCCAGATGCTCTGGATGGATTCGGGCAGTGATACGGTGGATGTGCTGATGTCGCGGGCCGGCAAGGCGATCCAGGCTGACGATCATGCGTTGGCGCTGGACCTTCTGGACACAGTGGTCATCCTGAAGCCGACTTATGCGGAAGGCTGGAACCGGCGTGCGACAGTCCACTACATGACGGAAGATTTCGGCAAGTCCCTGGTCGATATCGAGCGCACACTGGCGTTGGAGCCCCGTCATTGGGGGGCCTTGTCGGGGCTCGCCATCATCCAGCGGCGTCTGGGGTTCGAAAGCGAAGCGCTGGCGACGTTCCGGCGGGCTCTTGAAGTCAACCCGAGCCTGGAAAATGCCACCAAGGCCGTGAACGATCTGGAAAAGGAAGCCGAGGGCGAACCCGCTTGA
- the ykgO gene encoding type B 50S ribosomal protein L36: protein MKIKNSLKALMTRHRDNRMVRRKGRVYIINKKNPRFKARQG from the coding sequence ATGAAGATCAAAAACTCGCTCAAAGCGCTCATGACCCGCCACCGCGACAACCGCATGGTTCGCCGTAAAGGCCGCGTCTACATCATCAACAAGAAAAACCCGCGTTTCAAAGCACGCCAGGGCTAA
- a CDS encoding DUF2312 domain-containing protein — protein MSDPGGVAGDQLRAFVERIERLEEEKKVISDDIKDVYAEAKGNGFDVKILRKVVSLRKKQPHEREEEEAVLDLYLHALGMAGGAGGGEG, from the coding sequence ATGTCCGATCCCGGTGGAGTGGCAGGCGACCAGCTGCGCGCGTTTGTAGAGCGTATCGAGCGTCTTGAAGAAGAAAAGAAAGTCATCTCCGATGACATCAAGGACGTCTATGCCGAAGCCAAGGGCAACGGCTTTGACGTCAAGATCCTGCGGAAGGTCGTTTCCCTGCGCAAGAAGCAGCCGCATGAGCGTGAAGAGGAAGAGGCGGTTCTCGACCTCTACCTGCATGCACTTGGCATGGCTGGTGGTGCTGGCGGCGGCGAAGGCTGA
- the hisN gene encoding histidinol-phosphatase: MMSAGPVSSSNLFAPFLDRLAEAASGAIMPHFRQGFAIDNKWKAGFDPVTIADKNGETAMRALINETYPDHGILGEEHGPENLDAEHVWVLDPIDGTRAFITGLPTWGTLIGLRTNGVPSLGMMVQPYIGERFGGDGKTAWYDGPLGARQLKTRPCEKLEDATIFTTTPALFKNGERQAFDQIEAAVQLSRYGTDCYAYCMVAAGHGDAVIESGLQAYDIVALVPIIEGAGGVVTTWTGGSPADGGQIVASGDPRLHEILLRDLAKAA; the protein is encoded by the coding sequence ATGATGTCGGCAGGGCCTGTTTCCAGTTCCAATTTGTTTGCCCCGTTTCTGGACAGGCTGGCGGAAGCAGCCAGCGGTGCGATCATGCCGCATTTCCGCCAGGGCTTTGCAATCGACAACAAGTGGAAAGCCGGCTTCGACCCGGTCACCATCGCCGACAAGAACGGTGAAACGGCAATGCGCGCCCTGATCAACGAGACCTATCCGGACCACGGAATCCTTGGCGAAGAACACGGCCCGGAAAATCTCGACGCTGAACATGTGTGGGTGCTGGACCCGATTGACGGTACCCGTGCCTTCATCACCGGCCTGCCCACCTGGGGGACGCTGATCGGCCTGCGGACCAATGGCGTCCCGAGCCTCGGCATGATGGTTCAGCCCTATATCGGCGAACGGTTCGGTGGCGACGGCAAGACGGCCTGGTACGATGGACCTCTGGGTGCCAGGCAGCTCAAAACCCGGCCCTGTGAGAAGCTGGAAGATGCCACTATTTTCACCACCACACCGGCACTTTTCAAGAATGGCGAACGCCAGGCGTTCGACCAGATCGAAGCGGCCGTTCAGTTATCCCGCTATGGCACAGACTGCTATGCCTACTGCATGGTCGCAGCCGGCCACGGCGACGCGGTAATCGAATCCGGTCTGCAAGCCTATGATATCGTTGCACTTGTGCCGATTATTGAAGGAGCAGGTGGTGTTGTCACGACGTGGACCGGCGGCTCTCCGGCCGACGGCGGCCAGATCGTTGCGTCAGGCGACCCGCGTCTGCATGAAATCCTCCTGCGGGACCTCGCAAAGGCAGCCTGA
- a CDS encoding DUF1244 domain-containing protein, with product MDDQTKLELEAAVFRRLVEHLRGRTDVQNIDMMNLAGFCRNCLSNWYQDAAQDKGVSLEKSEAREIVYGMPYDDWKAKYQTEATADQQAAFEKNKPQH from the coding sequence ATGGACGATCAGACGAAACTCGAACTGGAAGCTGCGGTTTTCAGACGCCTTGTGGAACATCTGCGTGGACGGACGGACGTTCAGAACATCGACATGATGAATCTGGCCGGTTTCTGCCGTAACTGCCTGTCCAACTGGTATCAGGACGCGGCACAGGACAAGGGCGTTTCCCTGGAAAAATCCGAGGCCCGCGAAATCGTCTACGGCATGCCTTACGACGATTGGAAGGCCAAATACCAGACCGAGGCGACTGCGGATCAGCAGGCCGCCTTTGAAAAGAACAAACCCCAACACTGA
- a CDS encoding DUF1036 domain-containing protein: protein MPVKFAFAAFLTVLFFSASSDEARADLRLCNKTDSQVGVAIGYKDKTDWVTEGWWNLASNSCETLVPGALVSRYYYIYAVDYDQFGEWGGRAFMCTREKEFTIRGIEDCVARGFERTGFFEIDTGEQSSWTVQLTEPVQQGTGGR, encoded by the coding sequence GTGCCTGTGAAATTTGCCTTTGCTGCATTCCTCACCGTGCTGTTTTTCTCCGCATCCAGTGACGAAGCCAGAGCTGATCTGCGCCTTTGCAACAAGACCGACAGTCAGGTTGGTGTAGCCATCGGCTACAAGGACAAGACCGACTGGGTCACCGAAGGCTGGTGGAACCTTGCTTCCAATTCCTGCGAGACCCTGGTACCCGGGGCGCTGGTGTCACGATACTATTACATCTACGCAGTTGATTATGACCAATTCGGCGAATGGGGTGGCCGGGCGTTCATGTGCACCCGGGAAAAGGAATTCACCATTCGTGGAATTGAGGACTGTGTGGCTCGCGGATTCGAGCGGACAGGCTTTTTTGAAATCGACACGGGCGAACAGAGCAGCTGGACGGTCCAGCTGACCGAACCCGTGCAACAGGGGACAGGTGGGCGATGA
- the cpdR gene encoding cell cycle two-component system response regulator CpdR: MPRILLAEDDNDMRRFLAKALENAGHDVVSFDNGRSAYERLREEPFSLLLTDIVMPEMDGIELARRATELDPDLKVMFITGFAAVALNPESDAPKDAKVLSKPFHLKDLVQEVERMLAA, from the coding sequence ATGCCGCGTATCCTGCTTGCCGAAGATGATAATGACATGCGCCGCTTTCTGGCGAAGGCGCTGGAAAATGCCGGTCATGACGTCGTTTCGTTCGATAACGGCAGAAGCGCCTACGAGCGCCTGCGCGAGGAACCGTTTTCTCTGCTTCTGACCGATATCGTGATGCCGGAGATGGACGGGATCGAGCTGGCGCGCCGGGCTACGGAACTCGATCCGGACTTGAAGGTGATGTTCATTACCGGTTTTGCCGCCGTTGCCCTCAATCCGGAATCAGATGCTCCCAAGGATGCCAAGGTTCTTTCCAAGCCATTCCATCTTAAAGATCTTGTCCAGGAAGTGGAGCGCATGCTGGCCGCCTGA